The sequence taattatttgtttcatattacattatatatttttttaagaatatagtTATACTAGAGTTACGAATATAGTCAATCTAcccaatatttaatacataagttgctataggtagtttattaaaaatattttttttacaatattattgttcctTTAATTTGGTATAGTATTTGGcatcgataataaaataattactaatgacAGTTGAATGTTCATAGGTAAGTAAGTaccaattcataaaaattattattataaataataactaattatcattacatattaatatacatacttagAAATTCActagtaaaaataacatttaacaagAAGTatgctaataaagtaataaatatatttaaaacactatTTACTTCAggactattaaattataattattataattaaaataaaattgtattttatcaacGGAAatcatatagatattaaaattttacgaatGGACGATATTGAAATTTTGATAGTTCCATGTTTTAAATTGATCAAAATTATTTCCAGGAATTTTTCgtcaaaatacttttaaaatgaataccaaacgtcaatattaatatattaatcgttAGAAGGATTCTAATGTGAAAATAATTTGCTAATGTCTGATAAATGATGGATTTttgatttaaacaaaatattttaattgaactgtcataacttaataatataatgttaaatgcttatatttatttttaaatgctattaTTTGTTTGGAATTGTATAGGTATGTGTGgtcgatatatttttataatagtaattgttTTACACCACTAGAGTGCAGACCATAGTAGAAACAAGAAAGTTAAAATCTCAATCATTTAGTCACCAAATTTAGATATAAGCCTCCTTCGaagtttcattttataaaatagatggaatattatattaaaaatactaatacaattttctatagaaattagtcaacattttatttcttaCATTTTTCGAGGTTGCCTGTCTACGTATCCAAAAATGTTGTAtagaatttaaacatttttaatttgtccgGAATTATCTTTGAGGCAGTAAATATGcttcgattttaaattttgaggaTGGTTTATGTTagaaaatttgatatatttcttAGTTTGGAGAGTCAACAAGagtttgttttgttataattcgaTAACTCGTGAAACTTgaatttttcaccaaatgtttatattagtattttctatttataatataattttttacctaaatattttaactttttttaagctgtttatagacattttaaattaaaaaaaaattaatagaggGTTGCTCATGAGTTGTTCAagttaaaaccaaaaaataaaaataataaatttataattacaattaattattaaaaacacttcaaatttaatcaaaatgatatattttgacgataataattattttgttttaactcaaaaatattgtttttagtgaaataaaactcttacgtatattatgaattttagtatatactcgtacaatGAAATTTTTATGATGATTTGATTAATGTTAtgctattatctatttttacatGAACTTATTCAAACTGTTTTACAGTAAGGTATTATTGTCTCAAAAgtcattaatagtattataatattacgggatagatatataataataataataataataataatgataaatgcaatgtttaaaaaaaattaaatcaacctaccGTAATCATGATggtaaaaaattactttatttagtaatatcaaaaaatattaaatatacttagtgatagaTATCTCACTAATCTGATCTCCACTCAGAATTGTTATTCGTATTCAATGacaatatatcattgaattcaaatttaacatatccattataACGATCCGCTTGATACCTACTGTACAGCCGTACAGTGATACCTTTTTGTTCGGacgacttttttttatatattttattggatgtccattttatgaaatgtttttacttttataaagttTGTCATCATCTAGTAGTCTAGTGcatcaaatatttatctaatatgaATTCAATAGAATATCTacccattttaatattttgtataatcacAATGGAAATACGTATTGGTAATttaagacaatatttttttgatatttttatgtgtataaagttCAACTTTAAAAGttctattaaatgtaatatattttgtataaaataaatgtacaaaatgttcatattatgtattataatttttcttgaaaCACCACCCATAGATGATTCcgtatttttttgtatgtgtttagtttcagtaaaattattttttgttttaatattaaatttcatttactTGGACTTAAAATTAAGTTGACTATAGTCCGTGGCAGATTTTCTTTTATGTATAGTAATGCCGTTAGAATATCTTGTCTATGTTTTTCAGCATACACGGAATAATCTTCGTAACATAATTCTAAGCAAAATGTATTAGAACCCATCATCATTGATACTAACTGTTGAAATAAATGGGTGTTACTATAATTTTTGGTAatcaattatgaaaaaaaatcctgCTTACCTTCCAGTCTTCAGTTATATTAATCCTTTTATCCATTTTGATTCTTTTCACCAGTTCTCTTGTCATGAATGGTAAATCCCTACTGAGGGCGCCGACTTCAGCTACGTTAAATTGAGAAAAACGCTGTTCAGCCAGTGCATCGCCATACGCATAGCCAATCAATTTAGGATTAAAGACTTTCAAGATATTTGGTAAAGTTAAAAATTCTCTCCATGTACCTTTTCcgcctaataataattattacaataaactaattaatatttttgtaaaatgaatcaatatttaactaaactattctaaatattatgtttcgatactttattaaaaatcatacctGCTGTCCAAGATGTTCCACGATGATCGACGACTAACTGTGGTAAAAAATACGAAAAGCTTCCCGTCCCAACTGTCAAAGAATCTCCGACACTGCCGATTATATCTATGTCACCTGGTCTTAGTTCATGTACAGAAGTTGGTCGAGTTTCAGATCTAGTGCCATtggtattacaaaaaaaattggatgATTTCAGTACTTTCTCTTGTGTTTTCTGAAAAACGAAACAAACAATGAGGTATGCCTAAATAAATCATCAACGATGTGCTCGTATGGAGACTGAAATTAACTTTTTACAAACCTTTAACATCCGAGATTTGTCTATTTGATGCTGTGAGCTGAACATGTTTTGCAATAAAAGCCTTGTAGGATATAAAATTTTATCTTGAAGTCGTATAACAGATTTCGGTATGCCCGTCAAATTATCATTAGATATCTGATGTACCCATTTCGGTGATTGAATGTTTAGTTTCCAAGTTATTGTGACGGTACAGCACCACAAAAAGCACATGCTAATTGCTATTAAATCTGATTATaacgaatataaaatttaacacttcaattttatttttatagaataatccaataattgttttttcatttattattaaaatcattaataattttttttgtgtgctTTAATAATGTGTTAATACATTGTCATAcacaaaaattttcaaataataataatttgttgttagATAACAAAACGGttcttgataaataatatattattttttttttttttagattctaagagGAGTTTTGaatagaattttatatatttaatagtactttttaagacataaaaaatacgaaaaatttGAATTCCTATGCAAAATTAGcgaaatcaattttttcaaaaataattaactatcgagcctagtattaaaaacaaatatgaataattttttttattagggtttaagaatttcaaatttaattgttgaaattaaaaaacgtaaaaaccttggaatttttaacaaatatgttTTCTAgacacgataaaatatattttatgaatattttggtTCCTTTTAAGCTatgtatattcatttaaaacattattttttttttttttaatttaagtaatataaaatagttgtcaacatttcaaattattttacaaacatatttCCACAGAACCACTTTTTTAATTGTTGCCCTtcgtcttataatattttacattttttatacaatcatTCGTTCCTGATTACTGttaatattcatacaattattactaattataagcttctaaattagtttaaaatataacgagtttcaataatacaacaatatttaccaataaaaattaaaaaatgaataaatgaatatatttatgaaataacatattactataagacattataatttttataataaaagaaaatttttactAAGATAGTCATATCAAAATCGAgtattgatttgaaaattaatttaaaaaaaaaatcataatacagTACGAGTTTGTACGAGTGCACTcgaatatataacaaaatatgtctTAACCACGCAatgattatactattataatttagtgttaTAACCTATTATACTAGCTTATAACCGTTAAATAAGCGGATTACCTCTGTTGATTTGAAACTTCTCAACCActactactatactactataatagctacattataataaacagtgatcgaaaatattagtttcaaaaaaatgaaCCGTTAAAATCgtgtaaaattcataaaacgtTTTaggaaaaagtaaaaataataatcatcgaataaataaataacagtactcaccttttttaaaaaatcgtctCATCGCGTCTATTTCGTTAATTTTGGTCCGCACGTGTGATTCTCGTATTTTCAGACGACAACTACAATATCTTCGACATCGACGTGCTACACACCGACTATctacacgataatataatatgtactatttatatattatacattgatataGGAATACTGTGCAAAAACgacgtgataatataatatgcattatattataataatttatcgttcgCGCGTGTTCCGTCTAGCGCCGACCACGTTTcttccaataataataacaaaaccgTACGCACATACCTCCTAATCATacaatattgtagtattatattatgttatactataattttgctGTTTCCGTCGCCGCCCCTTTCGTCGTATTCGTCGTAGTATTAGTATACCCGCGGGCACGGCGGCGGTGGCAAGTTCACGGTGGCGGTAGCGTTCGTGTCTGACCTCAGCGACGACGACGagtatttatctttatttccGATGGTCACAACCTGTGCGCGCGTCCTTTGCTCGCCGCGCTGCCGGAACTGGCGGGCGGGCAGGCGGTGTACACCGACACATAAACATTATGCATTAtgcgtatgtatgtataataatatatatatatataatatacttctatCTGGACGCGTGTAGCTATGTTTTGCGTACACGGGGCTAAACGCGACTGATCGCCGGTCGGTAAGAGACGCGTCGAATTAGTAAAAACGAATTTTCGAAAAAAAGTccgaaaaatatatatgtgtgtgacgtaacaatattaaaataatgtcccACTGTACCTTTATTATATCGTTAAAACATGATCGATACGACAGGTGTATCATATAAACAGTCATAACGCTTCGatgttaaattcattattattattattattattgttatataaatgcCACCGGTTTACGTCTATATAGTCGGTCTCTGGACCAACAAGTGTTGAGGCCTAAACCTTGACGTGGCCGTAGGTACAAATCGGAACGATATAATTCCAAAATTTATGAATTGATCCTGGATTGTTTTGCggggtaggtacctatttatgatATCCAAATATTGGTTCCcggtgaaaattatataaattaaatattttaacaccttttaaaaacgatttaaacgatcttaaattattgtataaataatgaaaataaaaatataattttcggggtttttttatttattttatattaagcttTTACGAGTCCATATAGATATGTAgaacacgtaataatatattattttaaattgaactcTTGTACGTTATTAGATCACCACTAGccattctgtatattattatttttctctcctcttataaaatatttttgtcatcgGGTCTAGTATTGTTTCAGACTATAGCGACTACACGTTTTGTGACGACGTATTTtaccaatgtttttttttttttatttttttttttattaagtcatTGCACTCGTCGCATGGTGGCGGCCCCCGAAATGGAATTTTTTAGTACGCACacgtttacaatattaatatacttgcgTCTAACTCGATAAGCAAACCAGCACGTGCATCTGCATACGTAGGTCGAAGGTATGCGCAAGTTAATACGTGTGAGAGCAATTCAATTCCAGCAAcactcttatttttatttttcgaacaGGTTAATGACACGATCTAATATTGTAACCCACGTCTGCGACAATTACCGTTTAAATGGTTTGAATACGATTACAACTGTCTTCGTCGTGGTTCTGATCatcataatgtaattaatatgcTTTCAATTAACCAAcaggtacttaatatattattatgtgtctgTACAATTCCAtatcatgttaaaataataggtattataatgtattttaatagccGCCATTTCGAAACAacagattttgaaaatattttactacctactataataatggAGTCATTAAATTTGATGTGCTTATACTAAGTTATGCGGCTGTTCAgagcaataaaattattataaatagtattatgatttaatttttctgaTATGTACGAGTACACGACACTGATTAACGGCGGAATTTATATGCAAATTAATGAGTTCTAATTTAATGCACTGTAACTCAAACTGCATGGCTAGTCGAGCGTGTATCGATCATAAACATTTCTCACGATGCTAAATTATCAAAtccaaaaatgttttgataatttacTATTGTACGTTTAATTGACAATTCAGTTAGAAATTATGCTGTAGTTGACGACGAAtgtgctaaaaataaatatctatggtATTAGTCACCGTCGAAACATTTGCCAAATAGTTTGAGaacaaaaaatagttatatcatggaatatatattatagacattatatttattacgtattacattatagtatatcatacgtacaatgtacatattttatacatatctcTTAGGTTATGTTAGGTTATTCTTCATCCTATTTTGaagtgtatataaaattatcttttttttttaaattaatttatatatctgaCTCAACCAATTATGCATATAAAAGTATTGTAATAACACagattatatgtgtataatatatctataatttattgactTTCTTCATTCTGAAGAACTTATAGAAAAGTTGCATCCTCTGGTTAGTTATATTTCTATTGTAATTTCCCAGGTTTTGCaagatatttaacaatatattttaccaaaaagCCAAGTCAAGtgttagaattaaatttaaaccagttttatttagttatttcgttttattataataataatacaaactgaTAACTCCAAGTCCAGTTTTAGGACTCAGTGAGTCGATTAttggattttattaaaactattacagCTCTACGATCAAACTAACTGTaagcataatatatcaaactgtAGGTAAATTATATCTTCATTGTTTTAACTAAGTacgattaaattataactttcttGATGATagattaggtataatttatattgcctATACCAGACTGTACTGATTACAGTAGTAATCACTTAATTTACTCGTGGCGGAAGTATCTTTATTGATTTCACTAGAAATAAGACATTCATTCAAAGTGTAATACCTGTTGGAAGTGTAAGCATAGAATACATGGGCTGGCTCTAGACAAAATGTGTACATAGGCAAAATCCAAATTTTCCATCCTTTCGTTTTGTACCTTTCTTAATCTTATCTCTTAACCATATCCTTGAGCATATTCACGTCCACTTTTGGTTTAAGCCACAGTATATAACATCTTTGTCTTGGGAAGTATAATCTTTTAAAGTTAAAGTACCATCTTTTACTAAGTTGGACGCTGAAACATGTGTTTTTATTTCCACACTAGCCTATACATTATCACACGCGTCAGTATTGttactttcaatttttaaattttctcaaaaaaaatgtatattattttcattattttaggaggtaatgattaatatttttgaaaaaaatttaaaatgctattttttttttatttagatatttctaATTCACGTCGtgcaatactttttttttgttcttggTTCCGGATAATCGAACGCTGTTTGCACTTTTAGTTTTTAcgaaattttaagaaaaaaattgtaatcagTGAAGAAAAGTCATTGTTAACAaaccttataatatttaaattgttggttaattattaatttattttattaatgaatcgAATCAATAAATGCTACttaaagcaatataatataatgaactgCTTTTCAATTGTAtagacttatttttatttttgaaaattataacaaactGGCAGCAGGTGCAGTCGTATTAT is a genomic window of Rhopalosiphum padi isolate XX-2018 chromosome 4, ASM2088224v1, whole genome shotgun sequence containing:
- the LOC132930591 gene encoding phospholipase B1, membrane-associated-like, whose protein sequence is MRRFFKKDLIAISMCFLWCCTVTITWKLNIQSPKWVHQISNDNLTGIPKSVIRLQDKILYPTRLLLQNMFSSQHQIDKSRMLKKTQEKVLKSSNFFCNTNGTRSETRPTSVHELRPGDIDIIGSVGDSLTVGTGSFSYFLPQLVVDHRGTSWTAGGKGTWREFLTLPNILKVFNPKLIGYAYGDALAEQRFSQFNVAEVGALSRDLPFMTRELVKRIKMDKRINITEDWKLVSMMMGSNTFCLELCYEDYSVYAEKHRQDILTALLYIKENLPRTIVNLILSPNLEILLNFTNLPSICFFTHILECPCLYSTQYKHKLSDYIKVMKQFQEVEKKIVENEELRNKDDFTVVLQPFTEHLVFPLNRLNTTDITYLSSDCFHFSQKGYARAANALWNNMMEPVGLKSTDWSKEFDRFMCPTNESPYIKTWKNSI